The following coding sequences lie in one Capsicum annuum cultivar UCD-10X-F1 chromosome 5, UCD10Xv1.1, whole genome shotgun sequence genomic window:
- the LOC107870928 gene encoding uncharacterized protein LOC107870928 isoform X7, which yields MKTKDSINSISRLSKKELQDLCRKHGLSPYKTKPNLLSSLVTYFNGADELLFKEMKTQDSVDSISRLSKKELQDLCRKHGLSPYKTKPNLLSSLVTYIKGADELLFKEMKTQDSVDSISRLSKKELQDLCRKHGLSPYKTKPNLLSSLVTYIKGTDELLLKEMKTKDSVNSLSRLSKKELQNLCRKHGLSPYKTKPNLVNTLITYVKLVLLQGAESFSIKEMKTNGSGNSIYSLPKKKLQELCKKYGLSPYKTKPILVDSLINYFKKADIETSEGNEYKILDSSGIRSTSKEILFSRFILQCDEKGFERGFHSPRISFSKNAFTSDMKSMRVPSFEFSVLSEDGINLIVDLNSCPSDSFKRLEKKACVCHNLQNHKLQSFCQEIQYLGNNRKLTSSFLWKTNSDSGFNSGHAQTVSSASLRGTADVVCHTENTDDASLGFSATTKSCDGSVETYTRSERKKESPSSFRTICGVQNMNITDVNTFMGEEEITCVGLNTLRASEKTEVINRTVNVEAYNPENSKEVLNDRLCKSLHASLEKVAISSPADVPELKHNKNENQNRRLCDVSCLDSERQGQRSCVPEKLIVLSHLSTKTDFIELDASEIGSHHQHSLYSSSGKDCFRNLVDAAESLRSIRHCSEDSCSIFPDDTPSAALEDNLKQVNVTMSSFLQARDSHANRTEASKELLKKQKEQLSHGGKKRKRHDGKSDNVHHCNDGRILRSAKRLPRRSIRLVSKQLTAWNS from the exons GGAGCAGATGAGCTTTTATTTAAAGAGATGAAGACACAGGACAGTGTAGATTCCATAAGCAGGCTATCTAAGAAAGAGCTTCAAGATTTATGCAGGAAACACGGATTATCTCCTTATAAGACAAAACCCAATCTTCTGAGTTCTTTGGTCACTTACATCAAG GGAGCAGATGAGCTTTTATTTAAAGAGATGAAGACACAGGACAGTGTAGATTCCATAAGCAGGCTATCTAAGAAAGAGCTTCAAGATTTATGCAGGAAACACGGGTTATCTCCTTATAAGACAAAACCCAATCTTCTGAGTTCTTTGGTCACTTACATCAAG GGAACAGATGAGCTTTTACTTAAAGAGATGAAGACAAAGGACAGTGTAAATTCCTTAAGCAGGCTATCTAAGAAAGAGCTTCAAAATCTGTGCAGGAAACACGGTTTATCTCCTTATAAGACAAAGCCTAATCTTGTAAATACTTTGATCACATATGTCAAG TTGGTCTTGCTGCAGGGAGCAGAGAGTTTTTCCATCAAAGAGATGAAGACAAATGGCAGTGGAAATTCCATTTACAGCCTACCCAAGAAAAAGCTTCAAGAATTATGCAAGAAGTACGGTTTGTCTCCTTATAAGACAAAACCCATTCTCGTGGATTCCCTGATCAATTACTTCAAG AAAGCAGATATAGAAACTTCTGAAGGCAATGAGTACAAGATTCTAGATTCTTCTGGCATAAGGAGCACAAGCAAAGAGATATTGTTCTCAAGATTCATCCTGCAGTGTGATGAGAAGGGTTTCGAACGAGGATTTCACAGTCCACGAATAAGTTTTTCCAAGAATGCATTTACTTCTGACATGAAGTCGATGCGCGTACCTTCTTTTGAGTTTTCTGTCTTATCGGAAGATGGAATCAACCTTATTGTTGACTTAAATTCATGCCCATCAGACTCTTTTAAGAGATTGGAAAAGAAGGCGTGTGTATGTCACAATCTGCAGAATCACAAACTTCAAAGTTTTTGCCAGGAGATTCAATACCTAGGGAATAACAGAAAATTGACAAGTTCATTTCTCTGGAAAACGAATTCAGACAGTGGATTTAACAGTGGCCACGCGCAAACTGTTTCTTCTGCAAGTTTACGTGGTACTGCTGATGTTGTATGTCATACAGAAAATACGGATGATGCATCTCTGGGATTTTCAGCAACGACAAAATCATGTGATGGTTCTGTAGAAACTTATACACGTtcagaaagaaaaaaggaaagtcCATCGTCATTTAGAACCATTTGTGGTGTACAGAACATGAATATCACTGATGTAAATACTTTTATGGGAGAGGAAGAGATAACATGTGTCGGTCTGAATACCTTGCGAGCTTCAGAAAAAACAGAGGTTATTAATAGGACTGTCAATGTTGAGGCTTATAACCCAGAAAACTCTAAAGAGGTCTTAAATGATAGGCTATGTAAATCTTTGCATGCATCATTGGAGAAAGTAGCTATCAGTTCCCCTGCAGATGTGCCAGAgctaaaacataataaaaatgaaaatcagAATAGGAGGCTCTGTGATGTTAGTTGTCTCGATTCTGAAAGGCAGGGTCAGAGAAGTTGTGTCCCGGAAAAGCTTATAGTGCTATCTCATCTCTCTACGAAAACTGATTTTATAGAGTTAGATGCTTCAGAAATCGGCAGTCATCAtcaacattcattatattcttcTTCTGGAAAAGATTGCTTTAGAAATTTGGTTGATGCTGCAGAGAGCCTCAGAAGTATACGCCATTGTTCGGAGGATAGCTGTAGCATTTTCCCAGATGACACACCATCTGCTGCTCTCGAG GACAATCTTAAACAAGTTAACGTCACGATGTCTTCCTTTTTACAGGCAAGGGACAGCCATGCCAACAGAACAGAAGCTTCAAA AGAGCTATTGAAGAAGCAGAAGGAGCAATTATCCCATGGagggaagaagagaaaaaggcATGACGGTAAATCCGATAATGTTCATCATTGTAATGATGGGAGAATTTTGAGAAGTGCAAAGCGTCTTCCCAGAAGATCTATTCGGCTTGTCTCTAAG CAACTGACAGCATGGAATTCCTAA
- the LOC107872535 gene encoding calmodulin-like protein 3 yields METEELKRVFHMFDRNGDGRVTKKELNDSLENMGIFMCDSDLTQMINNIDVNGDGYIDIDEFGVLYETIMEERDEEEDIREAFNVFDQNGDGFITVDELKSVLASLGLKQGRTLDDCKQMIKKVDADGDGKVNFIEFKQMMKSGGFAALS; encoded by the coding sequence ATGGAGACTGAAGAGCTCAAGCGTGTCTTTCATATGTTCGACAGGAATGGTGATGGAAGGGTCACAAAAAAGGAGTTGAACGACTCTTTAGAGAACATGGGGATCTTCATGTGTGATTCAGACCTGACGCAGATGATCAACAACATCGATGTAAATGGGGATGGCTACATCGATATTGATGAATTTGGTGTTCTATATGAGACCATAATGGAAGAGCGAGATGAGGAGGAAGATATCAGAGAGGCCTTCAATGTGTTTGACCAAAATGGGGACGGATTCATTACCGTAGACGAATTGAAATCTGTCTTGGCATCGCTTGGTCTCAAGCAAGGGCGGACCCTCGACGACTGCAAGCAGATGATTAAGAAAGTGGATGCTGACGGAGATGGAAAGGTGAATTTTATAGAGTTTAAGCAGATGATGAAAAGTGGTGGATTTGCTGCATTGAGTTAG